One segment of Solanum lycopersicum chromosome 1, SLM_r2.1 DNA contains the following:
- the LOC101265265 gene encoding UDP-N-acetylglucosamine transporter UGNT1-like encodes MVSIESSSMNDEPQNLPIFSKKNPNTAMTKKGVYVAISYMACAVLLVIFNKAALSSYNFPCANVITLFQMLSSTLILYVLRRWKVISFTVQDSHTVATRTADLVPFMKVLHCTPVALSYLLYMLVSMESIRGINVPMYTTLRRTTVFFTMMAEYFLVRKKYSSYVVTCVGIIILGAFVAGARDLSFDYYSYTVVLISNITTAVYLACISSLGESSGLNSFGLMWCNGIICTPILLLWTAYSGDLDATINFSYFYTTGFQAVIVLSCALAFLLNYSVFLNTTINSALTQTVCGNLKDLFTVGFGWLVFRGLPFDLLNIAGQCLSFLGSCLYAYCKLKGI; translated from the exons ATGGTATCTATTGAATCTTCTTCAATGAATGATGAACCACAAAATTTGCCTATTTTTTCCAAGAAAAACCCTAATACAGCTATGACCAAAAAAGGTGTTTATGTTGCCATTTCATACATGGCTTGTGCTG TTCTCTTGGTCATATTCAATAAGGCTGCTCTATCATCCTACAATTTTCCATGCGCGAATGTGATCACACTCTTTCAG ATGCTAAGTTCGACGTTGATTCTCTATGTTTTGAGACGTTGGAAAGTTATATCTTTCACAGTTCAGGATTCACATACTGTGGCTACGCGCACAGCAGACCTCGTACCATTTATGAAAGTACTGCATTGTACTCCTGTGGCATTATCATATTTGCTTTACATG CTGGTGTCTATGGAATCGATTCGTGGAATTAATGTTCCTATGTACACTACGTTGAGACGGACAACTGTTTTCTTTACGATGATGGCAGAGTATTTTCTAGTAAGGAAAAAATATTCGTCATACGTTGTTACATG TGTAGGTATCATCATACTAGGTGCGTTTGTTGCTGGTGCACGAGACCTGTCGTTTGACTACTACAGCTATACCGTTGTTCTCATCTCAAACATCACTACAGCAGTATACCTCGCGTGTATATCTAGCCTAG GAGAATCTAGTGGCCTTAATAGCTTCGGCCTGATGTGGTGTAATG GTATAATATGTACACCGATTTTGCtactttggacagcatacagtGGCGACTTAGATGCTACAATAAATTTTTCCTACTTTTATACCACCGGCTTTCAG GCTGTGATTGTTCTGTCATGTGCTCTGGCTTTCTTGTTGAATTACTCTGTATTCCTAAATACAACGATCAATTCTGCATTAACACAGACAGTCTGCGGAAATCTTAAG GACTTGTTTACTGTTGGATTTGGCTGGCTAGTTTTCAGAGGACTTCCATTTGATCTG TTGAATATTGCTGGCCAGTGTCTTAGCTTTCTTGGATCTTGTTTGTATGCTTACTGTAAACTCAAAGGCATTTAG